Proteins from one Gossypium raimondii isolate GPD5lz chromosome 8, ASM2569854v1, whole genome shotgun sequence genomic window:
- the LOC105791661 gene encoding protein RGF1 INDUCIBLE TRANSCRIPTION FACTOR 1 isoform X1: MWPTHPPVAAAVCQTPFLSLSLSLSAIMLFSSHLPRWLQVLLTEKFFNACIIHEDAKKNEKNIYCLDCCISICPNCLSPHSSHRLLQIRRYVYHDVIRLDDATRLMDCAFVQSYITNSAKVIFINQRPQTRQFRGSGNFCNTCDRSLQDPYLFCSLSCKVNDLLRTEDGVSKFLFECNFLPLPEAGSEDYGLVTPDSVLEPSGSTGSGGYGEVSLTSTATTEIVRKKRSSLKACRPTCPPTVSEVSGSLMNRRKKTPQRAPLY; this comes from the exons ATGTGGCCAACCCACCCCCCAGTAGCAGCAGCAGTTTGCCAGACGCcgtttctctctctctctctctctctttctgcAATAATG CTGTTTTCTTCACATCTACCTCGTTGGCTTCAAGTTCTTCTTACTGAGAAATTCTTCAACGCTTGCATAATTCATGAAGATGCCAAGAAAAACGAGAAGAATATATATTGCTTGGACTGTTGTATCAGTATTTGCCCTAACTGCTTATCCCCTCACAGCTCTCACCGCCTCTTACAG ATAAGAAGGTATGTCTATCATGATGTTATAAGGCTGGATGATGCAACCAGATTAATGGACTGTGCTTTTGTCCAA tcatacaTAACAAATAGCGCAAAAGTGATATTTATAAACCAAAGGCCACAAACAAGACAGTTCAGAGGCTCCGGCAACTTCTGCAATACCTGCGACAGAAGCCTGCAAGACCCTTATCTCTTTTGCTCTCTCTCCTGCAAG GTTAATGATCTGTTAAGAACAGAAGATGGGGTTTCAAAGTTCCTGTTCGAGTGCAATTTCTTACCTTTACCAGAAGCGGGTTCGGAGGATTATGGTTTGGTGACACCGGACTCAGTCCTTGAACCATCTGGTTCGACCGGGTCTGGTGGGTACGGGGAAGTGTCACTCACATCCACTGCTACGACGGAAATTGTGAGAAAGAAGAGGAGTAGCTTAAAAGCATGTCGACCGACATGCCCTCCGACAGTATCCGAAGTTTCGGGAAGTTTGATGAACCGGAGAAAGAAAACTCCCCAACGAGCTCCACTCTATTGA
- the LOC105791661 gene encoding protein RGF1 INDUCIBLE TRANSCRIPTION FACTOR 1 isoform X2: protein MLFSSHLPRWLQVLLTEKFFNACIIHEDAKKNEKNIYCLDCCISICPNCLSPHSSHRLLQIRRYVYHDVIRLDDATRLMDCAFVQSYITNSAKVIFINQRPQTRQFRGSGNFCNTCDRSLQDPYLFCSLSCKVNDLLRTEDGVSKFLFECNFLPLPEAGSEDYGLVTPDSVLEPSGSTGSGGYGEVSLTSTATTEIVRKKRSSLKACRPTCPPTVSEVSGSLMNRRKKTPQRAPLY, encoded by the exons ATG CTGTTTTCTTCACATCTACCTCGTTGGCTTCAAGTTCTTCTTACTGAGAAATTCTTCAACGCTTGCATAATTCATGAAGATGCCAAGAAAAACGAGAAGAATATATATTGCTTGGACTGTTGTATCAGTATTTGCCCTAACTGCTTATCCCCTCACAGCTCTCACCGCCTCTTACAG ATAAGAAGGTATGTCTATCATGATGTTATAAGGCTGGATGATGCAACCAGATTAATGGACTGTGCTTTTGTCCAA tcatacaTAACAAATAGCGCAAAAGTGATATTTATAAACCAAAGGCCACAAACAAGACAGTTCAGAGGCTCCGGCAACTTCTGCAATACCTGCGACAGAAGCCTGCAAGACCCTTATCTCTTTTGCTCTCTCTCCTGCAAG GTTAATGATCTGTTAAGAACAGAAGATGGGGTTTCAAAGTTCCTGTTCGAGTGCAATTTCTTACCTTTACCAGAAGCGGGTTCGGAGGATTATGGTTTGGTGACACCGGACTCAGTCCTTGAACCATCTGGTTCGACCGGGTCTGGTGGGTACGGGGAAGTGTCACTCACATCCACTGCTACGACGGAAATTGTGAGAAAGAAGAGGAGTAGCTTAAAAGCATGTCGACCGACATGCCCTCCGACAGTATCCGAAGTTTCGGGAAGTTTGATGAACCGGAGAAAGAAAACTCCCCAACGAGCTCCACTCTATTGA